From the genome of Vulpes lagopus strain Blue_001 chromosome 2, ASM1834538v1, whole genome shotgun sequence, one region includes:
- the SFR1 gene encoding swi5-dependent recombination DNA repair protein 1 homolog isoform X1, whose protein sequence is MESPSDPALISPSTPQACASPPSPRPSSSRKQPMSATLRERLRKTRFSFNSCYSAVKRLKVENEENDQTLPEEPSIEENCLDFQENFKHIDSQFKESTCLKNTFKSISACESKSLDTESRSDLQSDFVNEDLSKQGLSEERAKLVKQIEEKEDLLRRLKLVKMYRSKNDLSQLQLLIQKWRSCSQLLLYELQSAMSEENKKLSLTQLIDHCGLDDKLLHYNRNEEEFMGV, encoded by the exons ATGGAAAGCCCATCCGACCCAGCATTGATTTCACCGAGCACTCCGCAGGCCTGTGCCAGTCCACCATCTCCCCGCCCAAGTAGCTCAAGAAAACAA CCGATGAGTGCAACACTTAGAGAACGACTAAGGAAAActagattttcatttaattcctGTTATAGTGCGGTAAAACGTCTTAAAGTAGAGAATGAAGAAAACGATCAGACTTTGCCCGAGGAACCTTCAATAGAGGAAAACTGTTTggattttcaagaaaattttaaacacataGACAGTCAATTCAAAGAAAGTACATGTTTGAAAAATACCTTCAAGAGTATCAGTGCTTGTGAATCTAAATCTCTTGATACTGAGTCACGCAGTGATCTCCAGAGTGACTTTGTGAATGAGGATCTTTCCAAACAAGGATTAAGTGAAGAAAGAGCAAAATTGGTGAAGCAGATTGAGGAGAAAGAAGATCTTCTTCGGAGGCTAAAACTGGTCAAAATGTATAGATCAAAG aatgaccTGTCTCAGTTACAGTTGTTAATACAGAAGTGGAGAAGCTGTAGCCAGCTGTTGCTTTATGAGTTGCAGTCAGCTATGTCTGAGGAAAACAAGAAACTCAGCCTTACTCAGTTGATAGACCACTGTGGGTTAGATGATAAACTGCTACACTacaacagaaatgaagaagaatttATGGGtgtttaa
- the SFR1 gene encoding swi5-dependent recombination DNA repair protein 1 homolog isoform X2 has product MSATLRERLRKTRFSFNSCYSAVKRLKVENEENDQTLPEEPSIEENCLDFQENFKHIDSQFKESTCLKNTFKSISACESKSLDTESRSDLQSDFVNEDLSKQGLSEERAKLVKQIEEKEDLLRRLKLVKMYRSKNDLSQLQLLIQKWRSCSQLLLYELQSAMSEENKKLSLTQLIDHCGLDDKLLHYNRNEEEFMGV; this is encoded by the exons ATGAGTGCAACACTTAGAGAACGACTAAGGAAAActagattttcatttaattcctGTTATAGTGCGGTAAAACGTCTTAAAGTAGAGAATGAAGAAAACGATCAGACTTTGCCCGAGGAACCTTCAATAGAGGAAAACTGTTTggattttcaagaaaattttaaacacataGACAGTCAATTCAAAGAAAGTACATGTTTGAAAAATACCTTCAAGAGTATCAGTGCTTGTGAATCTAAATCTCTTGATACTGAGTCACGCAGTGATCTCCAGAGTGACTTTGTGAATGAGGATCTTTCCAAACAAGGATTAAGTGAAGAAAGAGCAAAATTGGTGAAGCAGATTGAGGAGAAAGAAGATCTTCTTCGGAGGCTAAAACTGGTCAAAATGTATAGATCAAAG aatgaccTGTCTCAGTTACAGTTGTTAATACAGAAGTGGAGAAGCTGTAGCCAGCTGTTGCTTTATGAGTTGCAGTCAGCTATGTCTGAGGAAAACAAGAAACTCAGCCTTACTCAGTTGATAGACCACTGTGGGTTAGATGATAAACTGCTACACTacaacagaaatgaagaagaatttATGGGtgtttaa